Part of the Canis aureus isolate CA01 chromosome 3, VMU_Caureus_v.1.0, whole genome shotgun sequence genome, GCCCTGCTGGGTGGGGGGGCACTGGCCACGCTTCCTCGTGCTTGAAGCTGGGCTGTCCCTGCTCCTCACTTGGCCTGAGCTGCTTCGGCAGGTGGAGCACCTGTATCTGTGCAGTGAATTAGCCACTGAACATGTAAATGGACGAGGAGACCCGCACCCGCCCTCCGCACAGCGCCTGGCTGAGCCAGCCCGGGCTCCCACCGCGGAGGCAGCTCCGCTTGCCGCAGCGCCATTCGCTCAGCCTGTGTCGTTTTCCTCCAAATATCCTTGGAAACGGGGCTGCAGGATGCATCTGGACGCCAGGCTCGGGGCGCCCGGACTGGGCCTGGGGAGGCGTTGGGAGGGTCGGTGCCCCGGCAGCCTCGGCATCGGGCTGCGTGCCCACGCGCGCACCGACGGGGTGTTGGGGCGCACGAGGACGCCCGGCCGGGGCGCTGGGGAGCCGGGCACCTCCTCCCGTGGCTGTGGGTGAGGCTGCAAGCAGGGGCGGAGGGAGCGGACGAAGGAGAGGAGGGGACCTGGGTGCGGCCCCACCtacgggagggagggaggctcgGCCTCGGCGCAGCGGGCGCGCTCACCGGGACACCTGCCCTGGGTGAGCCCACGCGCTGGGGGGAGGCAGCGGCAGGCCAACCGCGGGAACCGATCTCGGTAACGGCAAGGTCCAGGCGGGAGCATAAAGCAGAGGAGGAGCCGAGAGAGGCCGCGGGGACAGCCGCGGGGACACCTGCGTGGAAAACCAGACAAAGCGAGCACGCGCCAGAGGGCCACGCACCTGCCCGGAGGGCGGAGGGGCAGGCGGTGCGGGGGAGAGCAGAGCCGGAGCCCCGGGTGGTGCCGGGCCGCAGCGTCAACGGAGGAAGAGGCCGGGCCGCACGAGGCCGGGAGGCTTGCACTTGGTGCTGCGCCACGGGAAGGCCACGGGCCACCCGGCGCACCTGAGAAGGGGCCCCTACGTGTGTTCCACGCCGGGCGGCGAGGGGGCCTGGAGTCCCGGAGGAGGCGCAGGTGCAGTGCTGACCCGATGGGCGGGCTCCAGCGCAGGTGCAGTGCAGACCCGATGCGCGGGCTCCAGCGCAGGTGCAGTGCAGACCCGATGCGCGGGCTCCAGCGCAGGCGCAGTGCAGACCCGATGCGCGGGCTCCAGCGCAGGCGCAGTGCTGACCCGATGCACGGGCTCCAGCGCAGGTGCAGTGCTGACCCGATGGGCGGGCTCCAGCGCAGGCGCAGTGCAGACCCGATGCGCGGGCTCCAGCGCAGGCGTGCGAAGCGGCCGGTTGCGGGCAGGCCGGGCACGGACCGCGGGTTAGCGGAAGGCGTGGGAAACGGGTGGTGGAGATGGTTCCCAGGTGGTTTTCCGCAGTGGAGCTCTGGGAGCGCAGGTGCCATGTAGACGAGGGGCCTGCGCTTGGTGCTCCGGGCGCGTCCCGGCGGGGGTGCACGTGTGCTGCGGGAGCAGGTGTGAGGCCGTCGGGGCTCAGCCAGGTGTGTGCAGCGCCGTGACCACCACCGGGCCCGCCGGGATAGCGACCAGGCGAGGTAGAGACCGTTTCTGTCACCGCCCGGCGTTCCCTCGGCCCCTGGGAACGACCTTCACGGCCTGTGGTTTCTCCAGGGTCACCCGAGTGGAAGCGGACGGAGCCGCGCGTGTCGTGCCGGCGGGTGGCGGCCTCCTGCAGCGCCGGGCAGCGTCGGGAACCTCCCGCCGAGCGCGGCCCTCCGGGGACGTCCCGCCGCGCTTCTCCGCCAGGGATGCAGcccgccggccccgcgcgcccACGCAGCCCCGCGCAGGCCTCGCGCACACGTCTTCCTGCTGCTGCGCTCGGAGGCCGCGGGCAAGGTGCGGGTTTCCCTACGAGAAACCGAGGGGCGCTGGCCAAGTGGCCCCCGTGGGCGGTCCCCGCTGCCCCAGGCAGGTGAGCCCGGCGAGGCTGGCCCTCCCTGCAGGTGCAGGGGCTGCGCGTTGCACTGCGAGGCCCCCTCGGCTCGCACAGCCACGGGGGTGCGTGGACTCCGTGGGGAGCCAGGACGGGAGGCCTGGGCAGCCGGGGGGCCCGGAGGAGATCAAGGAGCGCGGTCCGCACTGCAGCACCGGGCACCTCGAAGAGGGAGCGATGCGGCTGACATGGTGAACGGCCGCGTGGGCGCAACACGCAGGAGAAGCCGACTCTTGGACCTGGAACCACTGTCGTTGACCTGGACGGGAGCAGCGGGAAGGGTGCGCAGGCGGCGAGCAGAGGACCAAGGCCCGGGTGGCACAGGCTGTGGGCTGCCCCAACGCTTTCCTCCTTTATTCTCGTTAAAAGAGATCTCACTTTATTCGCGGTGGCGGCGCACGTGAGCGGGAAGACGATGCTTCCCAGTGCCCTGCAGAAACCACCCTTCAGACGGGCTGGTGATGCTTGTTGGTGCACGTGCCGGAGCGCTCCTGCCAAGCGGGAGGTGCCCGTGCCACCTTCaccaccctcctgcccccttcCAGCCCCAGCTGCCACCTGCTGCCTCAGGTGCAGCCGACCTCGAGGGGAGCTGGCcgcggggagggcagaggaggaaggcgCAAGCCCTTAGGTCCTGGGGGTCCCCAGGGCTGCCGGGTTAGCCCCCACTGCGACCTCCGGGTGGCTCTTCCTGGAACCCCGACGTCTGAAGGAGATGCATCTAAGTCAATTAGCAGCTGTGTGTATTTCCTAAATGATTTAGATCGTGGACCTCGGATGAATTCAATTCTGCccaattaatctataaatttaatgtgATCCCCAAATGAACAGCAACATGATTTGTTCTGGAATTAGACAAGCTGATGGTAAAACTCACACAGGAAAAGAAAGCAGCAGAAACAGCTCAGGAAACTCCCAAACAGACGTGCGCACGGGGAGGTGACGAGGGCTGGAGCGACCGACTGAAACTAGCAGACACAACGTGTGGTGGTGGTTCCTGGACGGTTAGCGAGGCCAGTGGGACAGGAGGCAGAGTCCAGGAATGGGGCCGGGTGGGTAAGGACGTTCAGAGCACGGGGCGCAGGCTTCTGCACAGGCTTCCGTTCTTAAACTACTGGGAAAGCAGGTGGGCCGTTCAGTAGCTTGGAACAATGACGTCAACCCAGAGAAAATTACTGTTAACTCCAGACATGGGACATCAGCAGGCATCTCAAATTAGGGCATGTTCCATGTGGGTCAGGAATCTAGACGTGGACGAAAAACGATCCATGTAGTAACTGGGAGAATCATCGACGGTCTCAGAGCCGGAGAGgcttttctaggaaaaaaaaaccaaaaaaacagaaacacaaaaaagcCATGCCAagaaatcatgaaataaaatctgGATAAGCCG contains:
- the LOC144311574 gene encoding uncharacterized protein LOC144311574 isoform X4, encoding MAPALPELHCGKPPGNHLHHPFPTPSANPRSVPGLPATGRFARLRWSPRIGSALRLRWSPPIGSALHLRWSPCIGSALRLRWSPRIGSALRLRWSPRIGSALHLRWSPRIGSALHLRWSPPIGSALHLRLLRDSRPPRRPAWNTRRGPFSGVPAAVPAASLGSSSALCSRLDLAVTEIGSRGWPAAASPQRVGSPRAGVPAQSGRPEPGVQMHPAAPFPRIFGGKRHRLSEWRCGKRSCLRVANSLHRYRCSTCRSSSGQVRSRDSPASSTRKRGQCPPTQQGLFPGPAIGLCGPALCHLQPHRRPSPPPQPSRVSTAAGHCPLPMSPEPGVGSPDSPAPTIVRTSGELPQEPGWCYRGSGEQPGPASHLPLQEPTPRPVLPQNLACCSLDTHYSGRRTNWEEGLSRLALGGASLPPSPGPVPRGGPSRCPPSPFIPCAE
- the LOC144311574 gene encoding uncharacterized protein LOC144311574 isoform X2, translating into MAPALPELHCGKPPGNHLHHPFPTPSANPRSVPGLPATGRFARLRWSPRIGSALRLRWSPPIGSALHLRWSPCIGSALRLRWSPRIGSALRLRWSPRIGSALHLRWSPRIGSALHLRWSPPIGSALHLRLLRDSRPPRRPAWNTRVPAAVPAASLGSSSALCSRLDLAVTEIGSRGWPAAASPQRVGSPRAGVPVSAPAAPRPSLPPSRRWGRTQVPSSPSSAPSAPACSLTHSHGRRCPAPQRPGRASSCAPTPRRCARGHAARCRGCRGTDPPNASPGPVRAPRAWRPDASCSPVSKDIWRKTTQAERMALRQAELPPRYRCSTCRSSSGQVRSRDSPASSTRKRGQCPPTQQGLFPGPAIGLCGPALCHLQPHRRPSPPPQPSRVSTAAGHCPLPMSPEPGVGSPDSPAPTIVRTSGELPQEPGWCYRGSGEQPGPASHLPLQEPTPRPVLPQNLACCSLDTHYSGRRTNWEEGLSRLALGGASLPPSPGPVPRGGPSRCPPSPFIPCAE
- the LOC144311574 gene encoding uncharacterized protein LOC144311574 isoform X3, translated to MAPALPELHCGKPPGNHLHHPFPTPSANPRSVPGLPATGRFARLRWSPRIGSALRLRWSPPIGSALHLRWSPCIGSALRLRWSPRIGSALRLRWSPRIGSALHLRWSPRIGSALHLRWSPPIGSALHLRLLRDSRPPRRPAWNTRRGPFSGAPGGPWPSRGAAPSASLPASCGPASSSVDAAARHHPGLRLCSPPHRLPLRPPGRCVALWRVLALSGFPRRCPRGCPRGLSRLLLCFMLPPGPCRYRDRFPRLACRCLPPARGLTQGRCPGPVRAPRAWRPDASCSPVSKDIWRKTTQAERMALRQAELPPRYRCSTCRSSSGQVRSRDSPASSTRKRGQCPPTQQGLFPGPAIGLCGPALCHLQPHRRPSPPPQPSRVSTAAGHCPLPMSPEPGVGSPDSPAPTIVRTSGELPQEPGWCYRGSGEQPGPASHLPLQEPTPRPVLPQNLACCSLDTHYSGRRTNWEEGLSRLALGGASLPPSPGPVPRGGPSRCPPSPFIPCAE
- the LOC144311574 gene encoding uncharacterized protein LOC144311574 isoform X1, whose protein sequence is MAPALPELHCGKPPGNHLHHPFPTPSANPRSVPGLPATGRFARLRWSPRIGSALRLRWSPPIGSALHLRWSPCIGSALRLRWSPRIGSALRLRWSPRIGSALHLRWSPRIGSALHLRWSPPIGSALHLRLLRDSRPPRRPAWNTRRGPFSGVPAAVPAASLGSSSALCSRLDLAVTEIGSRGWPAAASPQRVGSPRAGVPVSAPAAPRPSLPPSRRWGRTQVPSSPSSAPSAPACSLTHSHGRRCPAPQRPGRASSCAPTPRRCARGHAARCRGCRGTDPPNASPGPVRAPRAWRPDASCSPVSKDIWRKTTQAERMALRQAELPPRYRCSTCRSSSGQVRSRDSPASSTRKRGQCPPTQQGLFPGPAIGLCGPALCHLQPHRRPSPPPQPSRVSTAAGHCPLPMSPEPGVGSPDSPAPTIVRTSGELPQEPGWCYRGSGEQPGPASHLPLQEPTPRPVLPQNLACCSLDTHYSGRRTNWEEGLSRLALGGASLPPSPGPVPRGGPSRCPPSPFIPCAE
- the LOC144311574 gene encoding uncharacterized protein LOC144311574 isoform X5; amino-acid sequence: MAPALPELHCGKPPGNHLHHPFPTPSANPRSVPGLPATGRFARLRWSPRIGSALRLRWSPPIGSALHLRWSPCIGSALRLRWSPRIGSALRLRWSPRIGSALHLRWSPRIGSALHLRWSPPIGSALHLRLLRDSRPPRRPAWNTRRGPFSGVPAAVPAASLGSSSALCSRLDLAVTEIGSRGWPAAASPQRVGSPRAGVPAQSGRPEPGVQMHPAAPFPRIFGGKRHRLSEWRCGKRSCLRDTGAPPAEAAQAK